The Nocardioides sp. cx-173 genome segment CGCCGGAGTCGATCGTGCTGGACGCGGGGTCGGGGACGCGCGAGGAGGCGATCACCCGCGCCGGTGAGCTGTTGGTGGCCGCCGGCGCCGTGGAGCCGTCGTACGTCGACGCCATGCACGAGCGCGAGCAGTCGGTGTCCACCTACATGGGCAACCTGCTCGCGATCCCGCACGGCACCAACGAGGCCAAGCCCGCGATCAAGCGGAGCGCGATCTCGTTCGTGCGCTACTCCGACGGGGTGCAGTGGAAGAACAAGGAGGTCAAGTTCGTCATCGGCATCGCGGCGCAGGGCGACGACCACCTCAAGCTGCTGGGACAGATCGCGGAGGTCTTCTTGGACTCCGAGCGGGTGGCCCGCCTGGAGGCGGCCACGAGCGCCGACGAGGTCCAGGAGGTCCTCGGGGCGGTGCAGCCGGTGTGACCTGGTCGGTGCCGCCCTCAGAGCAGCCGCAGCAGCGCCGCGATGAGGGCGGCACCGAACACCACGACGAGGAACGGTGCCCTCAGCAGGAGCAGCACCATCGCCGCGGCCAGCGCCGCGGCGCGCGCGTCCAGCACCAGGTCGTGACCGCCGGTGAAGACCTGCACCGCGACCAGTCCCGACAGCAGGGCGACCGGGATCAGGTCGGCGATGCGGGCGACCAGCGGTCGCTCGAGGACCCGCGGCGGGACCGAGAGCCCCGCCAGCTTGAGCAGGTAGCAGCCGACCGCCGCCACGAGGATCGCCGTCCAGGTCATGGCGTGCTCCTCGAACGGAGCAGCAGGCCGGCCAGTAGGGCGACGCCTCCGGCGACCAGCACGGGTACGCCGGCCGCCGTCACCGGCACCGCGCCGAGGGCCACGACGGCGGCCAGCAGCGCGACCGCGAGGTTGCGGCGCTCCTGCAGCCGCGGCCAGAGCAGCGCGAGGAACGCCGCCCCGACGGCGGCGTCCAGGCCGTACGTGCGCGGGTCGCCGATGGCCGTGCCGGCGACGGCGCCGAGCAGCGTGAAGAGGTTCCACAGGACGAAGATCGACACGCCCGTGGTCAGGAAGCCGGTCCGGGCCCCCTCCCTGGTCCTGCGGGTTACCGACATCGCCGTCGACTCGTCGATCACCAGGTGGGCGGCGCCGAGACGACGGGGCCCGGTCCAGCCCAGGAGCCCTGCCAGCCGCAGGCCGTAGAGCGTGTTGCGGGTGCCGAGGAGCAACGCCGTCAGCGCGCCGGAGAACGGCGCGCCCCCGGAGGCCAGCACCCCGACGAGGGCGAACTGCGAGGCGCCGGTGAACATCAGCAGCGACAGGGCGCAGGTCTGCAGCACGTCCAGCCCGGAGGCGACCGAGACGGCGCCGAAGCTCACGCCGTAGGTGCCGGTGGCCAGGCCGACGCCGAGGCTGTCGCGGACGATGCGCCGGCGGTCCTCGGGGTCTGCCGACGGCGGGGTCACGAGAAGGCGGTGTGCAGGCGGACCTGCTTGACCTGCGTGCTGCCGGTGCCGTCCAGGTCCAGCGTGCGGTGCGCGCCGTCCGGCGCCCATCCCGCCTCGCTGAGGAAGACCCGGGTCGCGTCGTCCGTCGCCAGTGTCCAGACCATCGCATGGGTGAACCGGTCGGCCAGCATCGTGTCGACGGCGGCCTGGAGCAGCCGCGAGCCGTGCCCCTTGCCGCGCTCCTCGGGCGCGACGGTGAGCTCCTGCATCTCGCCGTCGGAGACCGGGTCGCAGTCGGGGTCCGAGGCCGGGCCGACGATCGCGAAGCCGCACACCCGGTTGCGCTCCAGCGCCACCAGCACCCGGTTGCGGGCGTCCTGCGGCTTGCGCAGCGCCTCCTGCCAGGCGGCTGCGGCGGCCCCCGGGTCGTGGGGGAGCGCCTCGGCCGGCAGGACGTCGGCGTACTGCTCGCGCCAGGTGCGCACCTGGAGCTCCGCGATGGCCGCGGCGTCGTCGGCCCAGGCGATGCGCACGGACACGTCGGCGATGGGGCTGCTCACGCGATCATCTTGGCATCTCGTCGTCGACGAGGTGGCGCAGGTAGGCGTCGGGGCGCTCCAGGAAGCGGCGCCAGTGGTCGACGACCTGCAGGTCCTCCCATGCCGTCTCGCGAAAGCCCCACTCGCCGACCTCCAGGATCCGCGCGCCCGGCATCGCGGCAAGGACGGGGGAGTGGGTGGCGCACAGGACCTGCCCGCCGGCGGCCGTGACCCGCTGGAGGACCGCGACCAGCGCGAGCGTGGACGAGAACGACAGCGCGGCCTCGGGCTCGTCGAGGCAGTAGAAGCCGGCGGAGCCGAAGCGGCTCTCGAGGACCGCCAGGAACGACTCGCCGTGGCTGAGCTCGTGGAACGGCACGTCGCCGCCGAGGTCCTCGATGTAGGTGTACCAGCCGTGCATCGTCTCGGCGCGCAGGAAGAAGCCCCACCGGCTCGCCCCGATCCCGCGGCGTACGGCGAGGGCGCGGTGCAGCGGCGACTCGGACTCACGGGTGGAGTGCCGGCTGTGGGTCGAGCCGCCCTCGGGCGAGAGGCCGTACGCCGCGGCGACGGCCTCGACGACGGTCGACTTGCCCGAGCCGTTCTCACCGACCAGGAACGTCACCCCGCGGGCGAGCTCGAGCCCCTCGCGGGCGAGCTGCCGGACGACCGGCAGCGTCATCGGCCAGGACCGGGGCTCCAGGTCGTGGCCGGGGTCCACCTCGACGCGGCGCACGGGGGGCTGGTCGAAGTCCACGCGCCCAGGGTAGGCGCGCCCGGCTGGGAGCGGCGTCCTAGTGTCGGTGGCATGGAGATTCGTAACCTCGGAGCAAGCGGCCTGAAGATCTCGGCCATCTCGTACGGCAACTGGCTGACCCACGGGTCGCAGGTGGAGGAGGACGCCGCGCTGGCGTGCGTCCGGCAGGCCCTCGACGAGGGCATCACCACCTTCGACACCGCCGACGTCTACGCCAACACCGCGGCGGAGACCGTGCTGGGCAAGGCGCTGGCCGGCGAGCGCCGCGAAGGGCTGGAGATCTTCACCAAGGTCTACTGGCCCACCGGTCCAGGCGCGCACAACGACCACGGGCTGTCGCGCAAGCACATCCTGGAGTCCATCAACGGCTCGCTGCAGCGCCTCGGCACCGACTACGTCGACCTGTACCAGGCCCACCGCTACGACCACGAGACGCCGCTCGAGGAGACGATGGAGGCCTTCGCCGACGTCGTGCGCTCCGGCAAGGCGCTCTACATCGGGGTCTCGGAGTGGCGCGCGGAGGAGATCCGGGCCGCGCACGCGCTGGCCCGCGAGCTGCACGTCCCGCTGGTGTCCAACCAGCCGCAGTACAACATGTTGTGGCGCGTCATCGAGGCCGAGGTCGTGCCGACCTGCGAGGAGCTCGGGCTCGGCCAGGTGGTGTGGTCGCCTATCGCGCAGGGCGCGCTGACCGGCAAGTACCAGCCGGGCAAGCAGCCGCCGGCGGGGTCGCGGGCCACCGACGACAAGGGCGGGTCGAACATGATCTCGCGCTGGCTCAAGGACGACGTCCTGGAGCGCGTGCAGCGGCTGCGGCCCGTCGCCGACGAGGCCGGGCTGAGCATGGCGCAGCTGGCCGTGGCCTGGGTGCTGCAGAACCCCAACGTCTCCAGCGCGATCATCGGCGCCAGCCGCCCCGAGCAGGTGACCGAGAACGTCAAGGCCGCAGGCGTGAGCCTCGACGAGTCGACGATGAGCGCCATCGACGAGGCCGTCGGAGACGTCGCCGAGCGCGACCCCGCTAAGACGCAGTCGCCGCCGAGGCGGGACTTCGGCTGACCGCCGCGGCGCCGGCGGTCGCCAGCACCAGCCCGACCGCCACGCCGACGGCCCAGCCGTCGCGCACGCCGTCACCGAGGAGCGCCACCCCGATGGCCGCCGGCAGCAGCGTCTGCCCGACGATCATCGGGGCGGTGGTCCCGGTGACCGCGTTGGAGTGCATTCCGAGCGAGTAGAGCCAGAACGACACCAGCCCGAAGGCCGGTACGGCGAGCGCGGCCAGCACGACCGGCGCCTCGAGCGGCAGGCCGACCCCGCGCACCGCGATGGCCGATCCGGCGTACCCGAGGCCGGCGAGCGCGCCCAGCACGGGGCCGGACCACTCCCGGCCGACCATCGCGGCCGCGAGCAGCAGCACGACGCCGAGCGCGACCGGCAGCGCGAAGGCCCAGGTCGTCACGACCTCGCCGGGCTCCCCGGAGCCCAGCGACAGCAGGGCGAGCCCGGCCGTGACGGCGCCGACGCCCACCCAGTCGCCGCGGGACAGGTTCTCGCTGACCCGGCGCGACGCCAGCGCGGTCACCGGCAGCGACAGCGAGATCAGCGCCTGCGCCAGGTAGAGCGGCAACAGCCAGATCGCG includes the following:
- a CDS encoding aldo/keto reductase family protein; the protein is MEIRNLGASGLKISAISYGNWLTHGSQVEEDAALACVRQALDEGITTFDTADVYANTAAETVLGKALAGERREGLEIFTKVYWPTGPGAHNDHGLSRKHILESINGSLQRLGTDYVDLYQAHRYDHETPLEETMEAFADVVRSGKALYIGVSEWRAEEIRAAHALARELHVPLVSNQPQYNMLWRVIEAEVVPTCEELGLGQVVWSPIAQGALTGKYQPGKQPPAGSRATDDKGGSNMISRWLKDDVLERVQRLRPVADEAGLSMAQLAVAWVLQNPNVSSAIIGASRPEQVTENVKAAGVSLDESTMSAIDEAVGDVAERDPAKTQSPPRRDFG
- a CDS encoding AzlC family ABC transporter permease translates to MTPPSADPEDRRRIVRDSLGVGLATGTYGVSFGAVSVASGLDVLQTCALSLLMFTGASQFALVGVLASGGAPFSGALTALLLGTRNTLYGLRLAGLLGWTGPRRLGAAHLVIDESTAMSVTRRTREGARTGFLTTGVSIFVLWNLFTLLGAVAGTAIGDPRTYGLDAAVGAAFLALLWPRLQERRNLAVALLAAVVALGAVPVTAAGVPVLVAGGVALLAGLLLRSRSTP
- a CDS encoding GNAT family N-acetyltransferase, whose amino-acid sequence is MSSPIADVSVRIAWADDAAAIAELQVRTWREQYADVLPAEALPHDPGAAAAAWQEALRKPQDARNRVLVALERNRVCGFAIVGPASDPDCDPVSDGEMQELTVAPEERGKGHGSRLLQAAVDTMLADRFTHAMVWTLATDDATRVFLSEAGWAPDGAHRTLDLDGTGSTQVKQVRLHTAFS
- a CDS encoding AzlD domain-containing protein — translated: MTWTAILVAAVGCYLLKLAGLSVPPRVLERPLVARIADLIPVALLSGLVAVQVFTGGHDLVLDARAAALAAAMVLLLLRAPFLVVVFGAALIAALLRLL
- a CDS encoding AAA family ATPase, encoding MDFDQPPVRRVEVDPGHDLEPRSWPMTLPVVRQLAREGLELARGVTFLVGENGSGKSTVVEAVAAAYGLSPEGGSTHSRHSTRESESPLHRALAVRRGIGASRWGFFLRAETMHGWYTYIEDLGGDVPFHELSHGESFLAVLESRFGSAGFYCLDEPEAALSFSSTLALVAVLQRVTAAGGQVLCATHSPVLAAMPGARILEVGEWGFRETAWEDLQVVDHWRRFLERPDAYLRHLVDDEMPR